A window of the Desulfomonilaceae bacterium genome harbors these coding sequences:
- a CDS encoding ABC transporter substrate-binding protein translates to MTGKNKCAIVSTVLFLLLSMVSMCCAAEKPIIIGAPLSTAFLYGWDAERGIKLAVDEINAAGGVKVGNEKRPFKVDVIDTRDLEPGVPVSDALLAVEKLILEKKADFLIGGPVRSEAALAAMPLLAKHKKISILTTGSLTPKYHETVGQQPDKYKYCFRISGEAKWMVMGEIVPCLEYIGKTFNLNRLMIMVQDVAHARAGGQILKTVMAKKGWTVLGDPIVYPTGTTDYSMGLLDAKKQDAQVIIIWMDMPESAILLKQWYDMKVPALPFGVIIAAAEQPGFWKATEGKGEFCLANVVNAGNVPSEASPWTMKFVDAYKKKYGLEPEGYGTSSSYMAVYVLKDAIERAGSLDPDKVVDAMKKTDMMGVYGRIKFDPKTNQIVPSLDPKEGAVGTIFQWQAGKRIVVFPQTIATGKILLPPWMKKE, encoded by the coding sequence ATGACTGGAAAGAACAAGTGTGCGATTGTGTCGACTGTCCTTTTTCTTCTTTTATCAATGGTTTCAATGTGTTGTGCTGCGGAGAAACCCATCATTATCGGGGCTCCCCTTTCAACGGCTTTTCTGTACGGCTGGGACGCTGAACGGGGAATCAAACTAGCGGTAGATGAAATCAACGCTGCCGGCGGTGTAAAAGTCGGCAATGAAAAACGGCCATTCAAGGTTGACGTTATAGATACCCGTGACCTTGAACCAGGCGTCCCTGTCAGTGACGCTCTTCTGGCGGTCGAAAAGCTCATACTGGAGAAAAAAGCGGATTTCCTTATTGGTGGTCCGGTTCGATCCGAGGCCGCCCTTGCCGCAATGCCCCTTCTGGCCAAGCACAAAAAGATTTCCATCCTTACCACTGGCTCGCTGACGCCCAAGTACCACGAGACGGTTGGACAACAGCCTGACAAGTACAAATACTGTTTCAGAATATCAGGTGAAGCCAAGTGGATGGTTATGGGTGAGATCGTTCCGTGCCTCGAATACATTGGCAAGACATTCAACCTTAACAGACTCATGATCATGGTTCAGGACGTGGCTCACGCCAGAGCTGGTGGTCAGATACTTAAAACGGTCATGGCCAAGAAAGGCTGGACAGTGTTGGGCGATCCGATTGTATATCCTACCGGGACCACAGATTATTCGATGGGATTGCTCGACGCTAAGAAGCAGGACGCTCAGGTTATCATAATATGGATGGATATGCCCGAGTCCGCTATTCTTCTCAAACAATGGTATGACATGAAGGTCCCGGCGCTCCCATTTGGAGTCATAATAGCGGCGGCTGAACAACCCGGCTTCTGGAAGGCTACCGAAGGAAAAGGCGAATTTTGCCTCGCAAACGTGGTCAACGCGGGCAACGTGCCGAGTGAAGCCTCACCCTGGACGATGAAATTCGTGGACGCCTACAAGAAAAAATACGGTCTGGAACCCGAGGGATACGGCACTTCGTCAAGCTATATGGCCGTGTATGTTTTGAAAGACGCTATAGAAAGAGCAGGATCTCTTGATCCTGACAAGGTCGTGGACGCCATGAAAAAAACTGACATGATGGGCGTTTACGGAAGAATCAAGTTTGACCCCAAGACCAATCAAATCGTTCCAAGCCTGGATCCTAAAGAAGGGGCGGTGGGAACTATCTTCCAGTGGCAGGCCGGCAAACGCATAGTTGTGTTTCCGCAGACTATTGCTACTGGCAAAATCCTTCTTCCTCCATGGATGAAAAAGGAATAA